The genomic segment TTGCGGCTGGTATGCTTTTTGTGCAGTTTACGGCGGGTATCATCATTCAGCACCCGCAGGCAGATAGCCCCGTCTTCGGGCTTGGATTCGTCAATATCCAGCCAAGTTCCGGGATTCAGGTTATTCAGATCAAAACGCATAAAACACCTCATAAAAGAGGCGGCTGACCGCCTCCTTCGGGTTTAAGGGGCAGAAGGAACAGTTTCAGAAAATCTCTTCAACGGCCCGCAACCGGAAAAGTTAAACGAAATAGTCGCAACACCGGCCTTATCCTGCTTCACGTTCACACTGGTAATGCGTGCACCGGCGCTGGCATCGCTGGCAGTATCAGGCGCGTAATAGATCAGCTTTTCACCGGCTGTTTCGCTGTATTCCACATAAAAGCGGATGTCGGGTATCAGCGCGCCGGTATCAAAGGCCGCTTCCACAACTCCCTGCCCCGTGGCATCAGTGGGATCAGCAGAACCGGCACAACTGCCGCTCCATTTTTTCATGCCCACATCGCTTTTGCCCCATCCGTCACCAAAGGCGGTGGTGTCCACTTCATCAGCGGAAAGGTTCATATCCCAGTTGGAAATTTCCCCAACAATCTGCTCAGTTCCACCCGATGCACCAACGGTCACACGGGCTTTTCTGCCGGAAA from the Oleidesulfovibrio alaskensis DSM 16109 genome contains:
- a CDS encoding phage tail tube protein, whose protein sequence is MATVSGRKARVTVGASGGTEQIVGEISNWDMNLSADEVDTTAFGDGWGKSDVGMKKWSGSCAGSADPTDATGQGVVEAAFDTGALIPDIRFYVEYSETAGEKLIYYAPDTASDASAGARITSVNVKQDKAGVATISFNFSGCGPLKRFSETVPSAP